The genomic interval tttctatgtcatttgtgctgaacaaatctgcgctgactgttggcactttacttttccttttattgcccagaatggaccaatttgtaatgaaatttaggtaaaTTGTAAgatgtgagggttttttactctaaatgtctacagcacacaacattttCTGCTCCAGTGACaaagtgcttataatgaatgcctcaaatattgcattcaaaaatctaaaatactgggctttgttatttcctaccagccatattgagctctgattccatctcaggcacaaacaatttatagacagaattttgccacctgcaggcctgaaaagatcaaaaatcagaaaacagaatctactgtgttctcagaggtgtgaccatgaaaatcacggggCCTTAGGAAGAACAAGACTtgtaggcttgaatcagtgtggagaccccacctagctgtattgagggaaacaaagaaaagtaagcatgtagtgtcaaggttaggtgCAGTGAGACTTCAATAGCCTATGTAttagaacagtaaacccttaatgagcagagcaagagtaggtaataggagtatggacgggcacaaaacaacagacagcatctgagattaggaacaatatatacattagctaaacctgtttatcagggcaggatcgcaggaacctggagcctaccccagcagatttgaaggaaaggcaggaaaaatccctggtatgcaatatgtacgatatggctgatgttaagaataaaaagaatatgatatttcaactatctattttgagagagagaaacattgaaaaaacggggacaaatattttaaaacataattctgctattgGATTCTTTTCACAATATCTAGtattaataatgatgaatattaactaaaaaagataaattaataaatataacaaatacaaaaacacattagtatgtttagcttttcatcactttgCAGAATCTTtttgcctacctacctgtagttcagtagagacattggcaactcaggaattttacaaggtttgtatcatttcattgttaaacgatatttttaaagcaaaagcgATTGGTTAGCAACAATATATTGATGTggtatgatgaccttgtcagtctctcgatcagtgccgtgttattttcaaaaatcgggagtggtctcccctcgactttttcgtgtactcagatatggggatggatatttgaggagtaaactgcaagacaatgattatattatgtaaattaaagaaccatcaaatcaaattaatgtattgatcaattattattaaagttgattaaatcggactctgcagctgcataaaaaaATCGAatatgttcaggtaaagtaccacttccagttgatggatttggcccaaaagttaatgcagatctacaattttggtgtaacgaccacatgccaaatttcatccatctatctagtttaATTTTTGAGTTaccgtgtttatacacacacacacacacacacaattccaaaaaaacggTATTTTCAGACTTGgggaggtggctctgaggctacggatctgcgttggtatcccgaaggttgccggttcgaatccccatcactgccaaaagagatgctactctggtGGGCtcgtgagcaaggcccttaaccttcaattgcaccaggggcactgtacaatggctgaccctacgctctgaccccaaggggtatgcgaaaaaccaagtaatttccttcgggattaataaagtataataatgataaaaaaaaaaaaaacttcaagattcatcaaaatcttggtcgaatttttttcatgattatactTTCTCTAGacagtgaattactgtcaacaaaaagctggcacctgagaaataaactgaaacgttactcactcgtggatttttctgtccatacggtaaagtttttgcTGACCACCATATTCCAGTTTCAggagtttgaattacatcttgatatacaacaagtgcaaagaaaggtggTACGTAAAAATCCCTTTGTAATCCACATGCTTTAAGCGCGTATTCAGCTCTCTATCACCGCAAATGCcatgtgaacagccgccctcttTCACCagccaccatccatccatccatccatccattatccaacccactatatcctaactacagagtcactggatgaatatatgcgggtggctcctggtggatgactttcagttttagagttaaaagttttataggggttaaaaactaacagcaagaatattcattcaaaaacaaaaactattttagtaaattattattttatttcagttagtctttccagctactttaatagtttcgtttagttttagtttttcattttggttttgttaattattttatttcagtttacgaaaaagtttttttttaatagtttgttttgattttagttttcgttaactataataaccttggttggtATAGTTTATTAGTTAATCTTAGATTATTTGCCTTACTGTACATTATAGTTGTATTAAGAAATAATGTACACTTTACCATCATACTCCTTATATGTAAAAGGAAATCCTCACAAGAGAAATGTATGTGCTAAATAAAATGATAGGGTACTTTTCAACCAATTTATCTATCATAGGCATCCCCCAGTATTTAGTAATGTCTTGAGCTAGTTTAGCATTCAGTTTGAAGGAGGATGAAAATCTCAACTCCTGACAGTCTGCTGAGCTAAAATTTCTTCCTTCTCATGAAGCTTGCAGTGCTAACATTGAATAGGAAGGAAAATGTTTGCTTCATTATTTGTATCAGAGTGTTTATTTTTACCAGAATGCTTGTACTGTACTAGGTTTTCTGCCTTGCCCCCAGTCTGTATTTCTATCTGTGTGATTGCAGCTGCGATCATTGAAATGTGTGCAGTTGTACTAGTGTTGGATTGGTACACTTTGGCTTCTATATTAATACCAGTTTTCAGACCTCAGTACCAAAATagaagcaaataacagataactcCCCAAGTAGAACTGGTGCCTTATTGTCCTTTCCATTGTTCTCAAAACCAAGTATGTTTTGTTTGCAtcacagtacatttatttattctcaaactataataaaacaaaattttatggAAACCATCCTGTATGAGTGTTCTGATTTAACCCTGACATCTACAACATGTCTTGTTGAAGTTCTAGCTATTTGACTATTCTAGCAATCCTgttaatttttgttcttttattttagcattttatgaagatgcatgCTGAAAAGAAGCACAAATGTCCAAAATGCCCAAACTCCTATAGCACAGAATGGGATTTAAAACGTCATTCAGAGGACTGTGGAAAGATATACAGGTGCACGTGTGGATGTCCTTATGCTAGCCGGGCAGCCCTGTTATCTCATATCTACAGGACAGGACACGAAATACCACCAGAACACAGGTGAGTGGGGCATGggtataaatttaatttattctttggctggaccaaaagtaacattatatttgttttagacagttttgcctttgtttttatttaattatttatttatttccctttCTAATTATTTGCTGAATTAGTGCAGAATAGTAATTGAAAACAGACTTAAGGCAATATGATAGGTaatgtgaattaaaaataaataaaatgtcaaggTTACAGAATCATATTAACCCTCTCCTGCTTGTTCAGTTGTGTACATGCAATGTAGTTCATACAGAATAATAACATGCAAGAGTGTACTTGTATGACCTTGATCGTTTGTGTGTAAGTGATTAGTAGATATAAAATTATTCTGGTTGCATATTGGGTATTTGTACAGACTAGTTTACCTTCAAGGCTGTAACATGGCATCTCCTAAAATGACATTGTTTCATTTTAAGCAGTTTCCTGGTAGCTTGACTTGGTCATTTTTAGCACAGATTAGCCACGACATGGGAGCAGGTAGCAGCCCTTTTACTTCCATGCCTCCAAATCATTCCCTGTTCACAGTATTCTTGACATCCTTATTGCACGAATTTTAATTTAGTTGTGCTATGCCATTTGCagtgatttttttccccagttaCCTGCAGTGTTTATTAAGTATGGGACCTTAACATGCTGTATTTCAAGTGCAAGTgagaatgtaaataaaatgacCAGGAAGTGATGGCTTTAGCAGAGGAAGTGTCACTTCTGGGTATGATTATAGCAACACAGTAGATACTGTATGAAATGAACAAGTCCACTTTCCTGCATTTATAGAACAGAAAGGGTAGTTTGCCAATGTTTTGCAGGAATTCACCAAATGCTTTGAAGATTAGGCTCTAAGGAAAATTAAGAGAGTCCTAAAGTTTAGATTTAGATCAAGCCAGGAAATAAATTAGTCATAAAATAACAAGAACCGCTtcccattttcaaacccatttaatctggAATGCTGTCAGAGTATGGTTGATGGTGGAAGGGTTGGTGtttgttattaaaatttaaatgagCTTTTGTAATGTCTTAATTTCCATTTAGGAATAAAGTAATAATAGTTTTGTCTGGTAGCATAGCATCTTCTGATTTTGTTGCTGTCATTTGCATTATGCAGTTTACACTGATGACATTACCAAAGTTCCTTAAGAATTCAGTACTCCTGATATCTGTTTATCCTGCTGTGTTCTTCACATATCTGACTTGCATGATCCTGTGTAATTATTTACATGCAAGTTTAAAATTATTCCAGTTCATAAGTGCGTTACCTAACATTGAGACAAAGTTATGATGAGAATTGGCTTCCTAGCTGGGGAAAAAAGACAATGCACATAAAGTTGAAGAAAATCTAACATGCACAAAAGCCAGTTACCTCAGTTGAAGGTCTGCCACCCCCCTTCTCATTCATTTTTCAAGAGCCCTGTCTTCAAAGGCTTAAATTCGCTTGCTTCACTTTTATGCTCTACTCTtattttccagaagtatttatttaacagcattttagcaaaaaatacatttgttttagaCATTGTAATCATATGACTGAATAACTGACACATGGATTATGTAACACGAGAAAGCTGACATTGggttgttttgtattatttttagcaCTGGGGTAGGttgcattaaaaatataatttgtggGAGGAATATTTCTTAAAACATTATATTCAAATGAATGCCTGAGGGTTGTTTAatataattctttacataaaaaagcattatttttgtgttttcactttttatagATATCCTCCTGTTAAAAAGAGAAAGATGGAAGGGACATTTTCTGAAACTAAACACCCAGGATTTGGTGAACACATGTTTCAGCTTGTTAATTTGGAGCAAGAATTAACTGAAGTTGGCGTTTCTTCAGAAGTTACCAGTCTACCTAGTGCTGACAGCCAGAAATCCACAGCTAAAAAGTTTCTTTTGCCAAAGCCTAAAGTTGCCTTGGTTAAGGTTCCTGTTATGCAGTTTGCCCACCTGCCAATAATTGTTTCTTCAGCTGATTGTTCCGTAAAGCCTGTTGTATTGGCTATGGACAACCGTGGATCTTTTGTAAGCACTGTGCACTACCTTTCTCAGCCTGTTGGAACTGTGATACCAACATTGGATTCAAAAGCTGTGACACTTAGAGATGCAACGCCTTTGACCAGATTTCCCTTGGAACCTGTGAATACCGGAATTCAGGTTAATCTGGAACCTGTGTCTTCTAATCGCACCATTTTAGAGGATATCGGACAAAGATCTAAGTGTATTTCTACTAATATTCAGACTGAAATATCCTATTTTTTAAAGGGCTCTCTCCCAGACACTGCATGCATTTCCAATGAGAattctgtgtcatcattttcCCAAACAGACTTAAGTTTTAGTTCCCAAGTGCTGCTGCCTGTTAGTGTTGAGACACAAACTTTTCCTTCTTCAAACAAGGTAACATCATCTATAGGTGCCCAGACTGATATATTAAGACAGACCTTTTCCCCATTCTATGGAGTTTCCAGAGAAACCCAAACTAGCACCAATCAACTCTCCTCTGAAGACCGAGTACAGATTGACCAAGATATTATATGCACAGATCTTTTTGGCAATGGATCAATGCCATCATACAGTGTGTCAACGCAAACTAGCTTTAAAGGAAACACTTTACCAGCTGAAAGAAGTGACCAACATCTTGTATCAAGAGTTAATCATGATCTTTTCAATGAAAAGGCTAATAATGATATTTGTTTTGGTACACAGAGTGATCTCCTTCCACAGCATCATGCAGCAGACAATCAAACCCAAACAATAAATTTGTTCAGTGATTTAGAGAATATTTTGTCAGATAGTATAAGTGGGCATTCATTGGATAGTCGTGGAACTTTGACAGATACTAGTGCAGACTGCGAAGGAGTAATCACATCTGTGCAAGAGCAGAATACAGgaattgactttgactttgaggAATTTTTGAATGCAACTCATATACAGACTCAGACTGATGAAAGTGATTTAGGAACTTTGAACTCTGAACCAGTTTTAGAGTCTCTCGATATTGAGACTCAGACAGACTTTCTTTTCTTTGGTAACCCTGCACCAAATTATTCTAGTGGTAAGGCCCAGTCAAGCTACTTGGGTCTTGAAATGTTCGACACCCAAACACAGACAGACCTTGATTTTTTGTTGGACACAAGCAGTCATATACCATTAGATAGTTTTCTGAAGCAAGCCAGTCTTTCCATGACTGGTGAATCTTCAAATACCGAGACACAGACTGAAGTTCCATCCATTCTCAGGTGCAATTCCCATCATGAAAATCAAGTGAAGCTAAGCAGCACAGAGACACAGACAACTACCAGCTCCTTTGAAGGTATTGGTCATTTATTCTTAACCAGCAATGAGACTCAGACTGTAATGGATGACTTTCTTATGGCAGACATTGCATGGAACACGATGGAATCTCATTTCAGCTCAGTAGAAACTCAGACCTGTG from Erpetoichthys calabaricus chromosome 9, fErpCal1.3, whole genome shotgun sequence carries:
- the atmin gene encoding ATM interactor, which encodes MAAPAAGGGVSLCRSDTSHVSSLGVVSQGREVIKPSITELTKEVRTNILCTVEGCGKILPNTPALSMHLLKSHRIQDGVINPTVRKDMKTSQKLYCCPIEGCPRGPNRPFSQFSLVKQHFMKMHAEKKHKCPKCPNSYSTEWDLKRHSEDCGKIYRCTCGCPYASRAALLSHIYRTGHEIPPEHRYPPVKKRKMEGTFSETKHPGFGEHMFQLVNLEQELTEVGVSSEVTSLPSADSQKSTAKKFLLPKPKVALVKVPVMQFAHLPIIVSSADCSVKPVVLAMDNRGSFVSTVHYLSQPVGTVIPTLDSKAVTLRDATPLTRFPLEPVNTGIQVNLEPVSSNRTILEDIGQRSKCISTNIQTEISYFLKGSLPDTACISNENSVSSFSQTDLSFSSQVLLPVSVETQTFPSSNKVTSSIGAQTDILRQTFSPFYGVSRETQTSTNQLSSEDRVQIDQDIICTDLFGNGSMPSYSVSTQTSFKGNTLPAERSDQHLVSRVNHDLFNEKANNDICFGTQSDLLPQHHAADNQTQTINLFSDLENILSDSISGHSLDSRGTLTDTSADCEGVITSVQEQNTGIDFDFEEFLNATHIQTQTDESDLGTLNSEPVLESLDIETQTDFLFFGNPAPNYSSGKAQSSYLGLEMFDTQTQTDLDFLLDTSSHIPLDSFLKQASLSMTGESSNTETQTEVPSILRCNSHHENQVKLSSTETQTTTSSFEGIGHLFLTSNETQTVMDDFLMADIAWNTMESHFSSVETQTCEELSSFFQDADKIHV